One Danio rerio strain Tuebingen ecotype United States chromosome 7, GRCz12tu, whole genome shotgun sequence genomic window, cacacacacacacacacacacgcacacacacacgcacacacacacacacacacacacacacacgcacacacacacacacacacacacacacacacacacgcacacacacacgcacacacacacgcacacgcgcgcgcacacacacacacacacacacacacacacacacacacacacacacacacacacaaatgacatgtaaacacACCAGCTTTATACAGCACAAAACTCACTACTCAAGAgaacttttaaaagggctactctTTACTTctgctttgagtaatatttacaacaggtactcttactctactcacactacatttttagacaagtaatggtGCTTTTCCTTAAGTAACACATTCCACccctacacacacgcacacacacgcgcacacacgcgcacacaccaGAGGAAGAGGAGTTTATTACCATGACAACGATGATTATGCGACATGTGTATGAAAATGCAGATATGCTAATAAATGATgtttcccacaatgcactgcaccTGATCCTCTATTACCAGAATAattgacatcacacacacacacacacacacacacacacacacacacacacacacacacacacactgcactgttAATTCACTGTACACAGATAAATACAGATGATGgtaataaatagttaataaattaaAGTTGCGCATGCGTCACcactacagcacacacacacacacacacacacacacacaaacacacacacacacacacacacacccttttaTAAGTGACACTGTTTGTGTCTGTCCATACTTGTTTTTACATCCCAGTGGGGACTTAAACTGGAACACACACAGACTCGGGGGGGCTTGAGTCACTGTGGACCCTCCTCAGAGTCAACATGAGCATGAGTTAGCAGATTGAGTCCTGTGAGGGTGGAGGAGGGCGAGAACACCGTCAGTACAGCAGAACATCAGTGCAGCGCTGAGGAGAACACACCGGGACACAggactgtgagtgtgtgtgtgtgtgtgtgtgtgtgtgagtgtgtgtgtgagtcctcTAAGCGACCCTGTACGCCGTCATGCGAGCGTAGTTCTGCCCGTGGCTGCGCGCTGCCCACACCATCAGTGCCGCCGCCATCATCAGCAGCGGCGCCGCCATCAGCATCAGGTACAGCGCCCAGCCCAGCGCCGCGTCCACACGGTCCGGCAGCACCGACACACGGTGCAGCAGATCCGTCCCAGCCAGGAAACAGCAGACGGTggccagagaacacagacctgtgcgtacacacacacacacacactataataacACACACGCTGAATGATAACACACAGGCAGACAGAAACACACTCTGACCTGCCAGCAGATGCAGCAGCCCAATGAACAGCGCCGGCGtcacactcccacacacacatgcgcagaAGCCCAGCAGAGCCGAGAACAGGACCAGAAGGAGAGCAGCCAGCGGCAGGAGGAGCTGACAGCGCCacaggtctacacacacacacgcacacgcacgcacgcacgcacacacagggCATGAGCAGTTACATTATTCTACATCTCTGAGATCTGATTTCAGCACGTCGGTTCAGAAGTTTCCAGATAAACTGATCAGACAAATCAAGAGTAGAAATGATGAAACAAACACTAAAGCCATAACAATAcagctcatgtgtgtgtgtgttagtctcttggtctgtctgtttgtgtgtgtgtgtgtatgttagtctGTCTTGTGtgttagtctgtctgtctgtctctgtgtctctgtgtctcagtgtgtgtgtgtgtgtgtgtgtgtgtgtgtgtgtgtgtgtgtgtgtgtgtgtgtgtgttactcacAGGTCCGGATCATGTCCTCTCCGCTGTTGTGGTTTCCCGGCTCTCTGTATTTGGGTGTGAACTGCTGAGAGAGGGAGAAGCTCACACACTCCATCACCATCTGCGGGTCTGCGGGAGAGAAGCGACACACACCCGCTCAGAGATGACGGAGAACCGAGCAGACACTGCTGGACAACAGTAACAGTAAcagtgatgatgataataacgCAGGGTCAGTTACCGGGCTCCCGGTACCAGTGCGCGTCAGTGGGCGTCTGCACGCACCGCCACCACAGCCCGACGGTCCCGTTCATGCGGAACAGCGCGTCGCTCGCGGTTTTCTCGTCGAAATCTCCGTCCAGAAACTCCTCCTGCAGCGCGCGCAGCTCGGTGGCGTTGGGCTCCGCGCGAACCGGAGGGCTGCAGTACCGGTACCAGTGCGGGGAACCGATCGACACCGACACATACACGGCCGCCAGCAGGCTGAGCACCGCGGCGATCACCAGCGCTGTGGCGTGCCGGTTATCCACCATCGCGACGCGATAAACACACTATGTAAACACGCGCGCCCGGTCACCGTAAACACCGGATCCGCTGTCCTACTTTCCGCCCGTCTGCTTCACGCCATCTGTCAGTCTGAGAATAATGTCACTgcggaggaacacacacacacacactcacgctcaggatcacacacacacacaggaacacTGCTGCAAATAATCACAGCGCTACGAGCTGAACTCgacacgtgcgtgtgtgtgtgtgtgtgtgtgtgtgtgtgtgtgtgtgctttattcTGCTAGAAGCAGATCTGTGGTAAATCCACGCGCTTTCCGGTCTGCCGCGGGGgttgtgggtaatgtagttttataCGAGAAACGCGATTCATTCTTCTAACATGGATCAACCGAAACTTCGAGATATAGAGCTGGACACACTCTCATAACGCCAACATCGTCACTACACACTGAAGATATTAAAGATAACTGCTGCTCAGGCACAACCTGAAGATGTGTTTAATATATGGACACAGCACTGATCTGCAGTCCTGCTCAATCTCAcacggcggtgtgtgtgtgtgtgtgtgtgtgtgtgtgtgtgtgtgtttagccaGATCAGTAATGCTGTGTGTAAATCAGAACACTGTTTACTGTCAGCTTCAGTGATCAGAGCCTGCATGCGGCTGCGGCTGCAGATGTGGCTTACTCCgctgattattatattattgttgttgttattattgttgttgttgtatgggAGCGTTCGTCTCTATAACTGTAAACAGAGCTACTATTCTGAACCTGCTGCTGAGTTAATCAGAGGGTTTGGGCTCGCAGGGTTTTGTGTTCAGTCCAGCGGCGTCTGCACTTGTCAGGGTACAGTTGCTCTTTTACTGGACTGCAGGTTTGTCTGTGTCTGCTGCAGGAGACTCTCTCTGTTTATTTATCTCATAATTATGAAAATAATCAGTCATTTAATACGTTTAAAGTGTCCAGTACGCTCCACGTGCTTTACTCAATGCTGAATGTGGTGCTCAGAGACATGTAGAGCTGTACAGACACTAGAGAGGGTCAAGAGGGAACTAACCTGCATTGTTCAGACGGCtgaagagatcagcatttctgtcTCCAGCTGAACGTGATGTGCTCATGCAGAGGTACAGCAGACATGAGCAGATGTTTAATacagcaacaccactgcatcaggcAGACACACGGCATGGGGAAACAGCTGCTCAAGGTAATGCGCAACAttacatttcaaatatttaagtAGGATAAAATCAGTCATGTGTGACGTTTATTACCTTTTCACTTGATGAAATGGGGAACTGGCCGTAATCTTTATTAAATGGCATaaaattcatttcattcattcattttgttttcagcgtagtccttttattcatcaggggccaccacagcggaatgaactgccaacttatccagcatatgtttgataAAGTGGATGCCCCTCctactgcaacccagtacagggaaacacccatacacactcatacactacggccagtgtggttggactgtgggggaaaccagagcacccggaggaaacccacgccaacacggagagaacatgcaaactccacacagaaacaccaactgacccagccaggactcaagcctgcgaccctcttgctgtgaggtgacagagtTACCCTCTGCTTCACCGtaatataactttaataattataaaatgcgTTTATCACAGCATATATGAAACACAAAACAGCATTCACACCTGTGCACAACTAAATGTGGAAGCTTCTCGCTGAGCAAGGCTgccaacatgagaagtgctgctgtaaaaccAACTGCTGGAGCAGAAGATGTGACATACAGGCAAATCTGAAGGAATCCATCCAGAGCCAGACTATAATAagattaatcaagtggagaaggTTTAACCCTACAGCAAAATGCTCAGTTTTAAATGAACTTctaagtgtccacactactgagtgccCAAGAAACAGGGAAGCACAGCTGCTGATAATGAGTTACTTATATCATAATCGAGGAttgctaaaaaaaatgtttatgtttgttgttttgtttactagaaaccacagctgctggtattctccaacaaaatcatgaaaaaaataccaatttattattattattttaacaatgtaGGTGCTATATGGCAGCAAAAAGTTTCTATAAAAAGTACTATATAGCATCTATCTCTTAAGTTGCTGTAAAGCACCCGGTTCCCCTTTTATTACGAGCCAAAGAACCACCTTTGGTGTTATTTAGCAGCTTTTTAGGGTGTACAGTATGAGTCTATATAAAGCAGAAACACAATCATGGCTAAAAGTTTTCTGGATAAACTGACCAACATTGACATGGAAATACAGCAGCACTGAGCAGAACGTCAGCAAACGCATGCCGATTGGGCTAAAGCTGCTtttacattcagactttctccttaataatataatttcagaagagtattctttgcaaattgtaaatagtaaaattaaatGAGCAGCCAGTAAATATCAGAGAACAGcagtgttcacagtcaaataaatagttcTGCGGATGTTGTTTTGAGGTCATGTTTACGTGTAGTTTCAAGactaatattcaaagtaccatggtaaacttTATCGGGAGCGTTTCACGAGTTGGATTAATGAATGTGCACATATAAAACTAACTTCACCTTAATGGCATGGTGTAGTAATATTTCTTAGTATATCACCTTCACACCAAACAGTCTAATAACAGTGAAAACATTAGACAACTGCATTTACTCATTTAATTCCACCacataaaactttaaaatgtgcAGTCCTGCTGTATACAGAGCCAAACATGGTAAAAGAGATAATAAAAGAGACTTTGGCTGGCTCCAGTGTGTTTAAACTCACTCAAATCAGTCAACATGTCTGGTTCAGGATCCTCTGAGCAGTTTCTGGAAGCATTGGAGAAACcagagcatcatcatcatcatcatcatcatcatcttcttcttctttaggTTTTAATGGCAGCTGGCATCCTGTTTGTTGCATTACTGCCCCcttttgtattattttcttttactctatattcttttttttccagtccagttttcagtccAGAAATTTATCAAAcacttccttcctttcttctgcACATTCTAATATACTATTGGTATTTATTTCTGCATTTATGAAACTTATCAGTTCAGTTGCcatttcttgtctgtcttgtataAATTGACTACATGACATCAATACATGTTTCACTGTCTCATACTCCTGACACTGATTTCATAATCCTGTTCCATGTTTTCCCATTCAGTAAAGAGATCTATTTTAATTTCTATGTCTCATTCTCATTCTGTTTATAGGTGCTCGTTCTTTTCTACTCATATTAGAAACCAGAGCAACATCAGGAGTAACCTTTTGTATCATGAGAAGTGAAAGAGACCAAGTCTTTATTAATTAATCTAATTCTTGATATTTTTTTCAAAGTATGTACTAATAAAAAATTTGagcattatatatttaaaataagaaagaaaTGTTGAAACTGTACTTTGTATTTTATGGTCACTTAATCTGTAATGGCAACTGATTTACATAAATCAATTAGCATTATGAGAGTTGATATTCAACTTAGATATTAAGGCGATTTTGAGGGACCCCACTAAATCAGCTCTACTCCTCAAAGATGGTAacctataaaaatatatttttttatctgtaatgacattttttttattcaacactTTTCTACATATTATACAGATTGAAATgctgaaaaatgaaaacaaaatattaaaaaacaatggaGATATAAGGGATTAAAACTGACCTACAGCACACTCAACAGAGAACAAACGTGATTGGTTCAAAAACACGAATAGTAATGAGTCATTTGCATATGGTCTATTCTCCAATAGAACACAAATTTAGAGGGCTTTATTAGTTTAAATATCATAATCAAAGTATGAGAAAACAACCTAGACATCAGACAATCATattctgaatgaaaatatgcaaacaagaacaaagaaaaacacaaacaagcaAATG contains:
- the cldnd1a gene encoding claudin domain-containing protein 1a (The RefSeq protein has 1 substitution compared to this genomic sequence), with the protein product MVDNRHATALVIAAVLSLLAAVYVSVSIGSPHWYRYCSPPVRAEPNATELRALQEEFLDGDFDEKTASDALFRMNGTVGLWWRCVQTPTDAHWYREPDPQMVMECVSFSLSQQLTPKYREPGNHNSGEDMIRTYLWRCQLLLPLAALLLVLFSALLGFCACVCGSVTPALFIGLLHLLAGLCSLATVCCFLAGTDLLHRVSVLPDRVDAALGWALYLMLMAAPLLMMAAALMVWAARSHGQNYARMTAYRVA